From the Thermus brockianus genome, the window CACCGGCTTCGGGCTTTGCGGGCGGAAGCCCAGTTTGCGCAAGGTGGCCCGCCGCTCGTCCGGCTCCAGCATCTGCACAAGCCTTTCCTTTACCGCTTCCTTCAGGTCTTTCCTCCCCGAGGCCCTTAGCTCCGCCAAAAGCTCCTCCGTGGCCGCCACCCCCACATCGGCGGCGAGGAGGGCCATTTCCAGCTCTTCCAAGACCTCCTCGGGGTTACCGCCCCAGGGGACGGCCTTGAGGAAGGTTTCCCGGGTCTTGGCAAGCCCGGCCTTGAGGCGGTCAAAGAAGCCCATTAGCGGAAGTTCACCCCCAGGGCGAAGCGCCACACCTTGGGGAAGTGGGCAAAGCCATAGACGTAGCTTCCCTCGGCGAAAAGGCCCGTGTAGGGGTCCAGAAGGCCCTCGAGGCCCAGGGTGAAGCTCACCCCTAGGGTAGGGCTTGGCCCCACCAGGCCGCCCAAGCCCCCGCCGAAGTAGGGGAGGAGGCCCTGTAGGTCCTGGGCGTACTGGCCCAGGTCGGGCTTGAAGAGAAGGGCGGCCTCAAGGGCTACCCCCGGGGCGGCGGGGGCGAGTTCGGCCGTGAGGCGGCCCACCAGGTTCTGCCTTAGGCGGCTTTCCACCCCGGCGCCGAAGGTGAGGCCCAGGGTTTCCCCGTAGCCAAAGCGCATCTGGATGGCGCTTTGGGCGTGGGCTAGACCAAGGAGGGCAAGGAGGAGGAAGGCCCGCTTCATCCTTTCCAGTATAGCCCCTCTCGCGCCGCTTTTCACGAATGGGCGAGGGCCCGCTCCAGCCGCCTGAGGACCCGCTCCTTGCCCAGGAGGGCCAGGATTTCAAAAAGCCCCGGGGTTTCCAGGCTCCCCGTGACGGCGGCCCTTAGGGGTTGGGCCACCTGGCCGAGCTTTAGGCCCTTCCCCTCGGCGAACCCCCGGAGGAGGCTTTCCAGGGCGGTTTCGCTCCAGTCCTCCTGGGCCTTTAGGGCGGGAAGGAGCTCCCCAAGAAGGGGGAGGCCCTCCTGGAGCTTGGCGAGGGCTTTGTCCGTAAAGGGGTAGTCCTCGGTGAAGAGGTAGCGGGCCTTTTCGGGAAACTCCTTCAGGGTGTCAAACCGGGGGCGCATGAGGGCCACCGCCCTTTGCAGGTAGGCCTCTTCGGGCCAGGAAAGCCCCGCCTCTGCCAAAAAGGGCTTCACCCGCTCGGCTACCTCTTCCAGGGAGAGGACCTCGCGGATGTACTTCCCGTTCATCCACTTGAGCTTTTCCAGGTCAAAGACCGGCCCCCCGAGGGATACCCGTTCCCAGCTGAAGGCCTCTATGAACTCCTCCAGGGTGAAGATCTCCCGCCCATCCGGCATGGAGAAGCCCATGAGGCAGAGGTAGTTCCTTAGGGCCTCCGGCAGGAAGCCTTCCCCCTTGTACCACTCCAAGGAGGTGTGGCTTTTCCGCTTGCTGATCTTGGTCTTGTCGGGGTTGCGCAGGAGGGGCATGTGGTAGAACTTGGGCACCTCCCAGCCGAAGGCCCGGTAGAGGAGGACGTGGATGGGGGTGGAAACCAGCCACTCCTCCGCCCGGATCACGTCCGTGACCCCCATGAGGTGGTCGTCCACCACGTTGGCCAAGTGGTAGGTGGGGTACCCATCGGACTTCAGGAGGACCACATCGGGGATCTCCTGGTTGTCGTACACCACCACCCCCCGGAGCTCGTCCTTCACCTCGGTGGCGCCGGGGCGGGGGACCTTGAGCCGGATCACGTGGGGCTCGCCCCGCTTAGCCCGCTCCTCCGCCTCCTCCGGGGGGATGTTCCGGGCCCGGCCATCGTATCCCCCCTTTTCCTTGCGGATCCTTTCAAGCTCCTCGGGGGTTTCAAAGGCCCGGTAGGCGAAGCCCCGCCTCAGGAGCTCCTCGGCGTACTGCCGGTAGAAGGGAAGCCTTTCCGACTGGCGGTAAGGCCCATGGGGGCCGCCGATGTCGGGGCCTTCGTCGTAGGTGATGCCGAGCCACTTGAGGGCGGCCAAAATCCTTTCCTCCGCCCCCGGCACGTAGCGGGCGCGGTCGGTGTCCTCTATGCGCACCAGGAAGCGCCCCCCGTTTTTGCGGGCCCAGGCGTAGTTGAAAAGGGCGATGTAGGCCGTGCCCACGTGGGGGTCCCCCGTGGGGCTTGGGGCAATGCGGGTCACCACCATACCTCGCCCATTATCTCATCCGCGCTTAAAGGCCGGGCCTTAGGCTTGGGGGTAATGGACGGGGAGCTTCTGGCCCAGGGTTTGCGCAAACGCTACGGCCCCAAGGAGGTGGTCAAGGGGGTGGACCTCCACCTGAAGCGGGGGGAGATCGTGGCCCTCTTCGGCCCCAACGGGGCGGGGAAGACCACCACCTTCTACATGGTGGTGGGGTTCATCCGGCCCACGGCGGGGCGTATCTACCTGAAGGGGCAGGAGGTGAGCCGCCTGCCCATGTACAAAAGGGCCCGGCTCGGCCTCGGCTATTTGCCCCAGGAGCCCAGCGCCTTCCGGCGGATGACCGTACTGGAAAACCTCCTCGCCATCCTGGAGTTCCAGCCTCTTTCCAAAAAAGAGCGCCTGGAAAAGGCCAAAGCCCTTCTGGAGGAGCTCTCCATTTACCATTTAAAAGACCGCCTGGCCTACGCCCTTTCTGGGGGGGAAAGGCGGCGGTTGGAAATCGCCCGGGCCCTTTGCACCGACCCCGACTTCATCCTCCTGGACGAGCCCTTTACCGGGGTGGACCCCAAGAACGTGCGGGAGATCCAAAAGGTCATCGCCGAGCTCCGGGAAAGGCGGGGGGTGGGGGTCTTCATCACCGACCACGCGGTGCGGGAGACCCTGGCCATCACCGACCGGGTCTACCTGATGTACGACGGCCAGGTCCTCTTCCACGGGGACCCCGACACCTTCGCCCAAGACCAGGGGGTAAGGCGGCACTACCTGGGTGAGGATTACGAGCTTTAGATGACCTTTTGGGCGCTTTTATTCCTCATCCTCTTCCTCGCTGCCCTGGTGGCCTACCTGGGGGACAAGGTGGCCAAGTGGGCGGGGAAGCGCCATTACCGCCTCTTTGGCCTGCGCCCCCGGCAGACGGCTACCCTTATCGCCGTCTTCACGGGGGTGGGGATTGCCCTTTTCAGCTACCTCGCTTTCCTCCTGGTCTTCCGCGAGGCCCGGGAGGTGATCCTGGAGGCCACGGCCATCCGCAAGGAGCGGGATGCGCTAAGGGCCGAGCGGGACGTGCTTTTGCGGGCCAAGGCGGCCATGGAGGCGGAGGCGGCCCGGGCTTTGGCGGAGCTCAACGCTTTGCGGGTGGAAAGGCGGGAGCTTTCCGAGGCCTTGGCGGCGGCGGAGGCCGTGAGGCGCCGCCTCGAGGGGGAAGCCCAGGCCCTTTCCCGCCAGGTCCAGGCCCTCACCCAGGAGCGAAAGGCCCTTCTCCAGGAAACGGGGCGGCTTAAGGCGGAGCGGGAGGAGCTGGCCAACCTCCTCACCCTAAAGAACAAGGAGCTTGGGGAAAGGAGCCGGGAGCTTCAGGGCTTAGAGAGCCGCCTAAAGGGCCTCCAGGAGGCGGCGAGGAGCCTCGAGGCGGAAAGGCGCCGCCTCCAGGAGGAGCTCGCGAAGGCCCAGGCCCGCCTGGAAGGGGCGAGGGAAGAGCGGGCCCGCCTCGCCCAGGAGGCGGAGGGGCTTAAGGCCGCCTTGGAGCGCACCCGGCGGGAGCTCCGCCAGGCGGAGGAGCGCCTCCTGAGCCTTTTGGCCCAAGCGGAGGTCCTGCAGGGGGAAAAGGGGCAGCTGGCCCAGAGCCTGGTGCGGCTAAGCCAAGGGCTTTACCTGGGGGAGGTGCGCCTGGGGACGGAGGAGGGCCGGGCGGTGCTGGAGAGGGTGGCGGAAAGGCGGGCCCTCCTCCAGGGCTTCCGGGGGGTGGAGCTTCTGGGGGAGGTCAGGGGCCCGGGGCTTGCGGTCCTCGAGGGGGCGGGGTACCAGGAGGGCAGGCTTCTCGTGCGGGTCCGCTTCTATCCGGAAAGGCGGGCCTTCGCCGAAGGGGAGGTCCTGGCCAGCGCCACCTTCCGCCTTGCCACCCAGGCCCGCAACCAAGAGACCCTGGAGCGCTTGGGGGAGGAGGCGAGGAAGCGCCTTTTGGAAGCGGGGTTTCCTCCGGAATACGCCACCTTCCCTTCCCCGGAGGAGCTCGCCCGGGGCCTCGCCCTCCTAAGGGGGCGGCAGGGGGTGGCGCGGGTGGGGGTGGTGGCGGAGAAGGAGCTTTGGACCACGGAAAGGCCCCTCCTAGCCTTCCGCCTCCTGGGGGGGCCGCCGGGCCCGGAGGTACCGGTCCCGACCCGCCAGGTCCCGTAGCACCTCCACCCTCCACCCCCGCTCCCGTAGCGCCTCGGCCAGCTTGCCCACGTTCTCGGGCGCAAGCTCCAAGAGGAGAAAGCCCCCAGGCCGCAAGGCCCTTTCCGCCTCCAGGGCCAAGGGCCAGGCCACGGCGAGCCCCTCTTCCCCGGCGTAGAGGGCCAGGGGGTTTTCGTAGCGGAGCTCGGGCGGCGCTTCTTCCCGGTAGGCCTCCGGCAGGTAGGGGGGGTTGGCCACGAGGAGGTCCAGCCCCGTAAGCCCGCCCGTAAGGGGGGCTTTCCGGAAGTGGACAAGGAGGCCAAGCCGCCTGGCGTTTTCCCGGGCCAAGGCCAGGGCCTTCTCGTCCACCTCCGTGGCGAAGACCTCTGCCCCGGGGAGGTGGCGCTTGAGGGCGAGGGCGATGGCCCCGGTGCCCGTGCCCACGTCCAGGATCCTGGGCCTTGGCGGAAGGGGAAGGGTGAGGGCCAAGGCCACCAGGCCCTCCGTTTCGGGCCGGGGAATGAGGACGCCCTCCTCCACCTTCAAGGGTAGGCCGAAGAACTCCACCTCCCCCAAGAGGTACTGCAGGGGGTAGCGGGAAAGCCTCCTCTCCAGAAGGGCCCAAGCCCTTTCCTCGGCCCCCGGGGGTGGGGGTTCGGGAAGCTTGAGGAGGAGGTCCTTCCGGGAAAGGCCCGTGGCCAGGGCCAGGAGGTCCAAGGCCTCCCCCTCAGGGAGGCCCGCCTCCTTAAGCCGCCCCTGAAGCGCTCGGAGGAGCCTTATCACGGGGGTAGACCACCACGTGCCGCGCCTCGCCCTCCCCCTGGCTTTCCGTGGTCACCTGGGGGTGGTTCTTGAGGAGCATGTGGACGATGCGCCGCTCCGAGGGGCGCATGGGGGGAGGTGCAAGGGCTCCCCGGTCATGGCCACGGCGAGGGCGGCCTCCTCGGCGATGCGGCGGATCTTCTCCTCCTGCCGCTTGCGGTAGCCGGCGGCGTCCAGGACCACCCGGTACGCCCCGCCGAAGTACTTGGCCAGGACCACCCCCGCCAGGTACTCCACCGCCTTCAGCGTGCGGCCCTCCTTGCCGATGAAGCGGCCCAGGTCCCCGCCCTTGACCTCCGCCTTGAGGAGGTTTCCTTCCTGGCGGATCTCCACGTAGTGCGCCGGGTCCAGGCGGAGGAGGAGGCCCACCAGGAAGGCTTCCAGCACCTCCTTGGGCCCTTGGGGGCGGGCTTCCTTGCCCGCTTCCTTCAGCTCCACCTCCACCGGGGCTTCCTCCAGGACCCCGAGGTCGGAGAGGAGGTCGTCAATGCTTTTCTTCTTCTCGTCCATGCCTCAAGTTTACGCCGCCACCGGCTTGAGGCTCCGGTTGATGAGCCACTGCTGCCCCAGGCCGATGAGGTTGGAGAGCACCCAGTAAAGGGTCACGCCCGAAGGGAACTGGAGGACCAGGAAGATGAAGATCAGGTTCATGAAGAGGCTTTGCCGGATGAGGTCCTTGTTGCCGTGGGCGGAAAGCCAGGTGGAGAGGAAGGTGGTGGCCACGTAGAGGGCGGGGAGGATGTAGAAGGGGTCGGGCAGGGCCAGGTCGGGGATCCAGAGGAGGCCCTGGCCGAACTCGTAGTTGGCGATGACCTTCCAGAGGATGAAGAGGATGGGCATCTGGATGAAAAGGGGCAGGCAGCCGGCGGCGGGGTTCACCTTGTGCTCCTGGTAGAGCTTCATGGTGGCCTCCGCCCGCTTGTTGGGGTCGTCCTTGTACTTCTCGTTGATTTTCTGGATGAGGGGCTGGAGGCGCTGGATCTCCGCCATGCTCTTGAATTGCTGGTGCATTAAGGGCCACAGGAGGAGGCGCACCACCAGGGTGAGGAAGAGGATGGCGAGGCCCCAGCTTCCCGTGTAGCGGAAGGCGGTTTCCATGAGCCAAAGGAGGCCTAAGGAGAGCTGGCCCCAGATGTTGGGGCTAAAGAGCCCGGGGAGGGAAAGGAGCCCCTCCACGTGGTAACGCACCAGCTCGTTCTGGCCGCCGTAGACCTTGAGGGCTTTTCCGGGCTCTAGCCGCACTTCCCCTTCCTTGCCCACCAGTTTGCCCGCCACAGGACCCTCGGCGAAGGCCACCAGGGCGTAGCCGGCCTTGGGGCGGGTCTGCCAGGCCAGGTAGCGGAGGAGGCCTTCCCCGCTCGGGGCGGGTTCCGTTGCCCCTTCCGGGAGAACCTTGGGTTGGCCTTGGGCCTTGAGCTTTAGGGTAAGGGGGAAGTCCGCCTCCACCTCGAGGGTGTACCGCCCCTTGGCCAGGCGGTAGGTGAGGGTTCCTTCAGGGCCTTGGAAGCGGGCGAGGAGGCGGCCATCCTCCACCAGGAACTCAGCCCTTTCAGGGGCGAAGCCCTCCGGTGCCACCACGGGGGCCCCGTCCGCCAGGTTGGGGGCCCGGGTGTAGTCGCCGATGGCCGTGCCCTTGTAGGTTTTTACGTACCAGCCCACAATCTGTCCCTTGGGGTCAAAGGCCAGATCCATGAGGTTGGTCACGGCCACCTTCTCGGGGGTACCGTCCCCGTTCACGTCCATGTCCTTGAAGGCAGCCTCTAGGGCCCAGACGGGGGAGAGGAGGAGGAAAAGGGCGAGGAGTTTTCTCATCGGGCCGCCTCCTTCCGGGGAGGGAAGACAAGGGGTACGGGGTCTAGCCCCCCGGGGTGCAGGGGGTGGCACCTTAGGATCCGCCGCACCGCCAAATAGCTACCCCAAAGGGCCCCATGCCGCTCCAGGGCCTCGAGGGCGTAGGCGGAGCAGGTGGGGTGGAACCGGCAGGTCTTGGGCTTAAGGGGGGAGAGGTAACGGCGGTACGCCTTGACCAGGAGTACGAGGAGCCTGCGCACGCCGCCTATTGTATCAGCCCGCTCTTCTTCAGGGCGCGCGCCACGTCCTGGAAAAGCTCGACGTAGCTCGCCTCCCGGGCCTCGGGGCTCGCCACCACCAGGAGGTGGGCCTTGGGCAGGTGGAGGCGGCGGAGGATCTCCCGTAGGCGCCGCTTCACCTTGTTGCGCACCACCGCCTTCCCCACCTTTTTGGAGACCACGATGCCCACCCTGAGCTCGGGGGCGGGGAGCCACTTCACGCTTACATACCGCCCCCGCCCGGCCTTGCCCTTGCGGAGCCTTTGGAAGGCCCGGTCCCCTTTGAGGGAAACGAGCTTGCCCCCCGGGGCGGGGGGCGGGCGCTTTAGGCGTTCACCTTGGGCGTGAGGCGCCAGCGGCCCTTCTGCCGCCTGCGCTTCAGCACCTTCCTGCCGCCTGGGGTCTTCATGCGGGCCCGGAAGCCGTGGGTCTTGGCCCGCTTCCTCCGGTTGGGCTGCCAGGTCCTTTTCATCCATTTCCCTCCCTGGGGCCGACGCCCCGATACCCTAACGAGTGTAGCACAGAAAGCCCTGTACCCGGTCTAACGGTTTTTTACACCCAAGCGGTATAACGTTGACATTCCCCCGCCGCCTCCCTTATACTTCCCGGCAAACGGTCGTTAGGGAGGAGCCTGTGGCCCAGCTACTCGTGGAGAACGTCACCTTAACCTTTGGCGGCGTGGCTGCGCTTTCCGCCGTTTCCCTTTCGGTGGAGGAAGGAGAACTCGTCTCCATCATCGGCCCCAACGGGGCGGGGAAGACGAGCCTTTTGAACGTCATCTCCGGTTTCTACCACCCCCAGCGAGGGCGCATCCTCTTTGAGGGCCAGGACATCACCCGGGCAAGCCCCCACGAGATCACCCGCAAGGGCATTGCCCGGGCTTTCCAGAACATTGAGCTCTTCTCCGGCCTCACCGTGCTGGAAAACCTCATGCTGGCCCGGCACACCCACCTCCGCTACGGCCTCCTCCAAGCGGGGCTCTTTTACGGCCGGGCCCTGGCGGAGGAGGTGCGGAACCGGAGGTGGGTGGAGGAGGTCATAGATTTCATGGAGCTGGAGCCCTACCGCAAGGCCCTGGTGGGGAACCTCCCTTATGGGGTGCGGAAGCGGGTGGAGGTGGCCCGGGCCTTGGCCCTGGCCCCCAAGCTCCTCCTCCTGGACGAACCCATGGCGGGGATGACCCTGGAGGAAAAGGAGGACATGGTGCGCTTCATCCTGGAGATCCGGGCCCAAGGCACCACGGTGATCCTCATTGAGCACGACCTGGGGGTGGTCATGGACATCTCCGACCGGGTCTACGTGTTGGACTTCGGCCAGGTCATCGCCGAAGGCTCCCCGGCGGAGGTGGCCCAAAACCCCAGGGTACAGGAGGCCTACCTGGGGGTGGAGGCGTGAAGGCGATCCGGCCCTCCTACGAGATGAAGCGCTACACCCTGCCCCAGCTCCTGAGGCTTCGCGCCCTGGAGGAAGGGGACCGGGTGGCCCTTCGGGAGAAGGACTACGGCATCTGGAACGAGGTCACCTACGCCCAGTACTACGAGAAGGTCCTCCTCTTCGCCCACGGGCTCTTGGCCCTCGGGTTTTCCCCGGGGGAGCGCCTCGCCATCATCGCCGACAACATCCCCGAGTGGCTTTACGCCGAACTGGGGACCCAGGCGGTGCGGGGGATCAGCGTGGGGGTGTACCAAAGCTCCCTGCCTTCCGAGATCGCCTACATGCTTGCGTACACGGGAGCGAGCGTGGTCCTCGCCGAGGACCAGGAGCAGGTGGACAAGCTCTACGAGATCCGGAACGAGATCCCCCACGTGCGCCACGTCATCTACGAGGACCCCAAGGGGATGCGGGGCTACCAGGACCCTTGGCTCATCTCCTTTGAGGAACTTTTGGAGCGGGGGCGGGAGCACCGGAGGCAACACCCCGAGGCGGTGGAGAAGCTCCTCCTTTCCGCAAGCCCCGAGGAGGTCTGCCACCTCTCCTCCACCTCCGGCACCACGGGCCGTCCCAAGGCGGCCATGCTCCGCCACCGCAACCTGATTCACATGGGGGTGGCCCTGCAGGAGGTGGACCCCCTCCAGCCCACGGACGACTACCTTTCCTTCCTGCCCCTCGCCTGGATTGGGGAGCAGATGATGTCCGTGGCCATGGCCCTTACCGGGGGGTTCGCCGTCAATTTCCCCGAGGCGGTGGAGACCGCTTTGCAGGACCTGAAAGAGATCGGTCCCCATGTGATGTTCAGCCCCCCAAGGGTTTGGGAGGGGATCCAGAGCAGCATCTGGGTGCGCATCTCCGAAAGCCCTGGCTTCAACCGCTTCGTTTACGAAAGGCTTCTCCGCCTGGGCTACCGGGCGGCGGAGTACCGCATGCGGGGGCGGCCCATGCCCCTCTCCCTGCGCCTGGCCTACGCCTTCGCCGACTGGGTGTTGTTCCGGCCTCTGCGGGACCAGCTGGGCTTCCTGCGCCTCCGCCGTGCCTACACGGGAGGGGCGGCCCTGGGGCCCGATGTGTTCCGGTTCTTCCACGCCATCGGGGTGAACCCCAAGCAGATCTACGGCCAGACGGAGATCATCGGCATCGCCTTCGTCCACCGGGATGGGGACGTGCGCCACGATACCGTGGGCCTCCCCATTCCCGGCACGGAGGTGAGGATCAGCGAGGAGGGGGAGATCCTGTTAAGGTCCGATGCCGTGTGCGCCGGCTACTGGGAAAGGCCCGAGGCCACGGCGGAAACCTTCCGGGACGGTTGGCTCCACACCGGGGATGCCGGCTACCTCACGGAGGATGGCCACCTGGTGGTGATTGACCGGCTTTCCGACGTGATGCGCACCGAGCGGGGCACGGTCTTCAGCCCCCAGTTTGTGGAGAACAAGCTGAAGTTCTCCCCCTACATCAAGGAGGCGGTGGTGTTCGGCGACCGCAAGCCTTTCCTGGCCGCCTTTATCAACGTGGACCCGCAGACGGTGGGCAAGTGGGCGGAGGACCGGGGGCTCGCCTACACCACCTACCTGGACCTGTCCCTGAAGCCGGAGGTGGCGGAGCTTATCCGCAAGGAGGTGGAGCGGGTGAACGGCGAGTTGCCCGAAGAGCTGAAGATCCGCCGTTTTGTTCTCCTTTACAAGCTTTTGGACGCCGACGACGAGGAGCTCACCCGCACGGGCAAGGTGCGCCGGGGGCTCATCGCCAAGAAGTACGCCCCCTTGGTGGAGGCCTTGTACTCCGGGGCCAAGGCGGTGGAGGTGGAGGCGGAGTACCGGTACCAGGACGGCACCGTCCAGCGGGTGCAGGCCCGGGTGCCCGTGCTGGACCTCGAGGAGGTGGTGGCGGCATGAGCTTCGTGGTGGAACTCTTCCTCTCGGGGGTGGTCCTGGGCCTCATCTACGCCCTGGTGGCCCTGGGGTTTGTCCTCATCTACAAGGCGAGCCGGGTGGTGAACTTCGCCCAAGGGGAGCTCATCGCCATCGGCGCCTTTTCCGCCCACTTCTTCCTGGTGGGCCTCAAGCTCCCCGTGGTCCTGGCCTTTGCCTTGGCGCTAGGGTTCACGGCCCTGGTGGGTTACCTTCTGGAAAGGCTTTTCCTCAAGCGCCTGGTGGGGCAGCCCATCATCTCCGTCATCATGGCCACCATCGGCCTGGCCTTTTTCCTGGACGGACTTCTGCACCTCACGCCCTACGGGGCGGGGAGCTACGGCTACCCTCCCTTCCTGCCCGAGGGCGGGGTGCGGGTTCTGGGGGCCCAGGTTTCCTACGCCCAGCTCCTCGCCCTTTTCCTCACCCTGGGGTTTCTTTTCCTCTTCACCTGGTTCTTCCAGCGCTCCACCCTGGGGGTGGCCATGCGGAGCGTGGCCGATGACCAGATGGCGGCCATGAGCCTCGGGGTGTCCGTGGGCAAGGTCTTCGCCCTGGCCTGGGCGGCGGCGGGCCTGGCGGCGGCGGCGGGCGGGGTGATGGTGGGCACCATCTCCGGCCTTAACCTGGACAGCCTGGTCCACATCGGCCTGCGGGTCTTCCCGGTGGTGATCCTGGGGGGGCTTGATTCCATTCCCGGGGCGGTGGTGGCGGGCATCCTCATCGGCGTTTTGGAAAACCTGGCGGCGGGCTTCCTGGACCCCTATGTGCCCGGTGGGGGCACCCGGGACGTCTTCCCCTTCCTGGTCTTGCTCCTCGTCCTTTGGTTCAAACCCCACGGGCTTTTTGGTACGGAGGAGATTGAGCGCGTATGAGAAACCCTTGGGCGCAGACCGGAAACTACCGCACCTCGTATTCCCAGGATGCGAGCCTCTTTGCCACCCACCGGGAGCTCCTTTCCCTCCTCCTTTTCCTGGGTTTTCTCCTCCTTTTGCCCCAGCTCCTCTCCCGGACCCAGGTCTTCATCCTGGACCTGATCCTGGTCTATAGCATCGCCGTCTTGGGCCTCAACATCACCACGGGGTATGCGGGCCTCATCAACATCGGCCAGGCGGCCTTCATGGGGGTGGGGGCCTACACCGCTGCCCTCCTCGCCCCCCAGGGGCTTCCCTTCTGGCTCCTCATCCCGTTAGGGGGGCTGGTGGCCGCCTTCTTCGGCCTTCTGGTGGGGATTCCAAGCCTTAGGGTGAAGCACCTCTACCTGGCCCTGGCCACCCTGGCCTTCCAGGTGATCTTTGAGTGGACCGTGGGCCACCTGCCCCTCCTGAAGCAAGGGGGGGCCATGGACATGCCCCGGGCGAGCTTTTTGGGTTATGAGGCGGGGTTCCGCAACCACTTCCACTTCTGGTACTACGCTTCCTTGGCAACCCTCGTCCTCCTCGCCCTCTTTTTCCGCAACCTCCTGCGCACCAAGTACGGCCGCGCCCTCATCGCCGTGCGGGACAACGACCGGGCGGCGGACGCCATGGGCATGGACCCCGGGCGCACCAAGCTTTTCGCCTTCGCCCTGGGGGCCTTTTACGCCGGGGTGGCGGGGGTGCTGTACGCCTACCTTTCCCGGGCGGTGGTCATAGAGGACTACGTCTTCGCCCACTCGGTGAAGTACCTGGCCATGGCCATCGTGGGGGGGTTGGGCACCTTGGTGGGAAGCTTCCTTGGACCCCTTTTCCTCGTCCTTTTGGACGTGAACATGGAGGCCCTTTCCAACCTCATCAAGGCCTTGGGCTTCAGCGTGGCGGGGGTGGATGTGGCCAGCGCCCTCAGGCCCTTGGCCTTTGGGCTCATCATCGTCCTCTTCCTCATGTTTGAGCCCAGGGGGCTTTACAACTGGTGGCGCATCGTGCGGAGCTACCTCCGCACGTGGCCGTTCAAGTACTAGGAGGGAA encodes:
- a CDS encoding long-chain fatty acid--CoA ligase, whose amino-acid sequence is MKAIRPSYEMKRYTLPQLLRLRALEEGDRVALREKDYGIWNEVTYAQYYEKVLLFAHGLLALGFSPGERLAIIADNIPEWLYAELGTQAVRGISVGVYQSSLPSEIAYMLAYTGASVVLAEDQEQVDKLYEIRNEIPHVRHVIYEDPKGMRGYQDPWLISFEELLERGREHRRQHPEAVEKLLLSASPEEVCHLSSTSGTTGRPKAAMLRHRNLIHMGVALQEVDPLQPTDDYLSFLPLAWIGEQMMSVAMALTGGFAVNFPEAVETALQDLKEIGPHVMFSPPRVWEGIQSSIWVRISESPGFNRFVYERLLRLGYRAAEYRMRGRPMPLSLRLAYAFADWVLFRPLRDQLGFLRLRRAYTGGAALGPDVFRFFHAIGVNPKQIYGQTEIIGIAFVHRDGDVRHDTVGLPIPGTEVRISEEGEILLRSDAVCAGYWERPEATAETFRDGWLHTGDAGYLTEDGHLVVIDRLSDVMRTERGTVFSPQFVENKLKFSPYIKEAVVFGDRKPFLAAFINVDPQTVGKWAEDRGLAYTTYLDLSLKPEVAELIRKEVERVNGELPEELKIRRFVLLYKLLDADDEELTRTGKVRRGLIAKKYAPLVEALYSGAKAVEVEAEYRYQDGTVQRVQARVPVLDLEEVVAA
- a CDS encoding branched-chain amino acid ABC transporter permease; the encoded protein is MSFVVELFLSGVVLGLIYALVALGFVLIYKASRVVNFAQGELIAIGAFSAHFFLVGLKLPVVLAFALALGFTALVGYLLERLFLKRLVGQPIISVIMATIGLAFFLDGLLHLTPYGAGSYGYPPFLPEGGVRVLGAQVSYAQLLALFLTLGFLFLFTWFFQRSTLGVAMRSVADDQMAAMSLGVSVGKVFALAWAAAGLAAAAGGVMVGTISGLNLDSLVHIGLRVFPVVILGGLDSIPGAVVAGILIGVLENLAAGFLDPYVPGGGTRDVFPFLVLLLVLWFKPHGLFGTEEIERV
- a CDS encoding branched-chain amino acid ABC transporter permease, which encodes MRNPWAQTGNYRTSYSQDASLFATHRELLSLLLFLGFLLLLPQLLSRTQVFILDLILVYSIAVLGLNITTGYAGLINIGQAAFMGVGAYTAALLAPQGLPFWLLIPLGGLVAAFFGLLVGIPSLRVKHLYLALATLAFQVIFEWTVGHLPLLKQGGAMDMPRASFLGYEAGFRNHFHFWYYASLATLVLLALFFRNLLRTKYGRALIAVRDNDRAADAMGMDPGRTKLFAFALGAFYAGVAGVLYAYLSRAVVIEDYVFAHSVKYLAMAIVGGLGTLVGSFLGPLFLVLLDVNMEALSNLIKALGFSVAGVDVASALRPLAFGLIIVLFLMFEPRGLYNWWRIVRSYLRTWPFKY